The DNA region CCTGCAACAGGCCCCGCCCGAACGGCGAGGCTGGGTGGCTCGCACGCCGTTGTGCCGCCAAATCATACCAGGACCCCCGCCGGCAGCCCAATGGGGTCGGTCACGCCTCATCGTAGCAGCCGAGCCGCCTTCTGAAAGCACCGCCGACCGGGCCTGCGGAGACGCGGCCCCGTTGAAGAGGTATAAGACCAGCAGCTCGCTTTCAGGAAACTCGCGTGTTCGTCTCCGCCCCCCGTTCCACCGCGCCAACCATTCCCTCGTTCCGCAGGTCCGGGCGAGCCAGGTCCAGCTGGACCTGGCGGTTGGGGGTGGTGCTGGTGCTCGTGGGTCAGGGGGGGTGGCTTCCAACCGCCGCGCAGGCCAGGCCGACCACGCAGGCCAAGGTGACCGCGCGGGCCAAGCCGCTCAGGCCAGGCGCGCACGCCAACCAACCTCCCTCCAGCCAACCGAGCGCGCCGCCCTTGGGCAGCGACGAGGCCCAAGCCCAGCGCGTTCGCAGTGAGCGCCTGCAAGCCCAGGTGAGCGAGGTCCGAAGCCGCAGCGAGCAATACCAGGCGGCCGTGGCCCAGTATCAGGCCCGCGTCGCGGCGGCCGAGCAGAACTGGCGCCACCTCACGCGCGACCTGCCGACCGATCTGCGCCACGTGGCCGCGCAGCGTGAAGCCACTCTGGCCGGCTGGCAAGGCCTGACGGGGCTGCTGAGCGAGACCCAGCAGGATATCCTCTACCAGCTCTGGACAACCGATGCCGCCCTGCTGCGGCGCCCCAACGGGGCCCGTGACACGGGGCTACCCGAACCGGGTCGCCACATCAAGGCGTTGCAGGCCGATGGGGTTCCCCCGGCAGCGGTTCAGGCCTCGTTTCAGGCCTTGACGCGCGCGCTGCGACACCTGCAGGACTTCGCAGCCTGGAAACGCCAACACGGCCCTGCCGTGCGCATGACGTGGGAGGTGCTGCGGCTGCGCAGCCAGGCCCTGGGAGAGGCCCAGCGCAGCCTGGGACGCTCCGGCAATTACCGGCACTTTCAGAACCTGTACGGCCGGCTTCCGCAGGAAAGCGATCTGCAGCGCTTCTCGTCGGAAAATCTGGTGTTCTTCGGCGCCTCTGCCCTGACCGAGCTGGACGAACAGCTGGATGTCGCCGGCGACTATGTGGACGCTTACGCCGACTGGTGTCTGGCGGACCGGCTGGCCGGACGGGCCCTGCCGCCCCTGAACGCCGCGGGTGATGGCATCAACGTGGCCCTGGAGAACCTCGGCAATGCCTGCCTGGAGCAGAGCGTCAGCCAGGACGACCCGACGTGGCGGGCTGCCGCCATCGCCGACGAATGGGAAGAACTGAAGCTTCGGGTGATCCAGTACTGGGTGCTGAACATGCGCCACGCGATCCGGGAGGCGATCCGCCACCCGCAGCGGGCCCAGGAGACCTATCGAAGCCACCGCGCAACGCTCGGCCGCGTGCTATCCGCCGTCGAGAAGAGCAGCAGTGAGAAGCTGGCCCAGTGCCTGAGCGCGGGCGACGAACGCGACGGCCTGCAAGGCCAGTGGCAGCGCCTGCGGACCAGCCTCAGTGGGGACGGCCCCCTCCCCTGAAAAGCGTACGGCCCAGCGCCACCATCAGGGCGTCAGCGGGCGCATCCAGGTGCGCCGGTTGGGCTGGCCCCCCACGGTTCCGGCACTGAGCACCAGAGTGGCCTCGGCCAGAGGTTGCCAGAGCACGCCCGCCACCGGAGCCTCGATCGCCACGGGCAGATCCGACTCACGGGTCCAGGCGTTCAGGGCCGGGTTGTAACGTTCCACCGTGGCCACCGGGCCGTTGACGCCGCGCCCGCCCAGCACGTACATCTGATTGGCCCAGGCGAAGGCGGCGGCGTAGGCCCGCGGGGCTGCCAGGGGAGCCGCGGGGATCCATTCGCCCCGCTGAAGGTCGAAGATGTCCACCCGCTCGGTCAGCCCGTCCGGGGTGCGTCCCCCCGCCACCACGAGGCGCTCGCCCATCGCCACCGCGACGCAGCCGGTTCGGGCCGCGGGCATATCCGGCAAGCGACGCCATTCGGAGGTGGCCGGCGTGAAGCGCCAGGCCGTCCGGAGCGGGCGACCATTGAAACCACCCAGCACGAAGAGGTCCTGCTGCCAGCTGGCGGCCGCCGCCTCAGCACGCCCCTCGGGCATGGCGCTCAGCGCTTCCCACTCGCGTCGGCCCGGGGCCCAGCGTTCCACCGCCGCCAGAATCTTGGTGTCGCCGCGCCCACCGAACACGTACAGCGTGTGATCAGGTCCGAGCGCCAACGCCGGCGCGGAGCGCGCCACCCGCAATGCGGGACGCGCCTGCCAGCGAAGATCAGCCCCCAAGGCGTCGACGCGGGTCAGGCGTCCCCCCTGGGGACTGGCTCCCCCCACGACCAGGAAGGCCCCGTCGAAACCGCCTCCCACGCTACCCTGCCGAAGCGCTGGGAGGTCGGGAGCGGCCGTCCAGTTTTTGATGGCACGGGCGCTCAGCCTGAGCTCGGGACGCGCGTCGAACGGTCGCCCCGGCGATCGCCCGCAGGCCGCCAGGGCGGTCAGGCCCAACGCCAACAGTCCCAGCCGAGCAGGGCTGCTCAGCCGCTGCGGATGGCACGCGAGCGACAGGTGGCGAGTCAAAAAGCGAAGGCAAACAAACATCCCCCATGATCGTGCGGGAGGCCCCCCCGCGCGGTCAATCGAAAAAAGCTAATAAATGGTTTTATTTTGGTTAATATAAGACTAAGCAAGCGCCGGGGGGGGGACGCCCGAAATCCGCAATTTCAGGAGCTGTTCGGCTGATGTGGTTTGCACCTCCGTGGGCTGCTCGCTACCCTGGAAGCATGACGTTGAACGAGCGGATGTACTGGGGCGCCTGGGCCCGCCTGCCGGGCGTGGGCCCTCGGCGCATGGCCCGATTGCAAGCCACCTTTGGCAGCCTGGTGCAGGCCTGGCAAGCCTCTGGCGAGCAGCTCCGCTCGGCGGCGATCGTCCCCGGCAAGGAGCTGGAAGTCCTGATCCAGGCCCGCCGGACGCTGGACCCTGCCCGCGCCTGGGAGCAGGACCAGCAGGCCGGTCTGCGCGTTATTTGCCGCATCGACCCCGACTATCCCGAGGCGCTCACCCAGCTGGCGGATGCCCCCGCCGTGCTGTGGGTGCGCGGGGTCTGGCCCTTGCCTGAGCGGGCCGTGGCGATCGTCGGCACGCGCGATGCCAGCCCCTACGGCCTGCAGCAAGCCGGCCGACTGGCCCGCGAACTCGCTGCGGCCGGCGTGAACGTCGTCTCAGGCGCCGCCAGTGGCATCGACGGGGCTGCCCACAGGGGGGCGCTGGCGCATCCGCCCGCGGAAGGCACGGGCCTCACCACCGCGGTGCTGGGTTGCGGTTTGCTGCACGTCTATCCTGCCCACCACCGCGGGTTGTACGCGGCGATCGCCCAGCGGGGCACCTTGATCAGCGAGTTACCGCCGGAACAGCGTGCCGTGCCGGGCGCCTTTCCCCGGCGCAACCGTCTGATCGCGGCCCTGGCGCGGGGAACCCTGGTGGTGGAGGCCCGCGCGCGCAGCGGCAGCCTGATCACGGCCGATTGTGCGCTCGAACTGGGACGCGAGGTCCTGGCCCTGCCCGGCCCCGTGGGCGCCCCGGGCAGCGAAGGCCCTCACGCGCTCCTGCGCGATGGAGCCGTGCTGGTCGAAAGCGCGCAGGACGTGCTGAATGCGTGCGGCTGGCCAGCCAGGCCTGCTCCGGTGAGGGCGGCGCGCCCCGAGGCAGAGCAACGTCTGCTGGCGGCACTGCGTGGACAACCCCTGAGCCTGAGTCAGCTTGAAAAGCAGCTCCCGCTGGGCCTCCCCGTGCTCAGCGCAGGCCTGCTGCAACTCGAACTGGCAGGCCTGGTGCGACGACTGCCCGGCGGCCTGTTCGCCCACCTCTGAGGGCGACGGGCGCTGGTGGCCCGGCGGGCGGACCGTCGCTCCGCGCGTTCAGCTCGCCTGACTCAGCATCTGGCGCACCTGCACCTTGGTCTGCTTGTAAAACCCGCTGCGCTTGACCAGCGCGTCCGCGACGAAGAACATCACCAGGCCCAGGCCCGCGGCGGAAACCGTCAGCACCGGCCCGGGGCCCAAGATCGCGCCCAGCACCAGGGTGCCGAGCGTCGAGGCGGTGGCGCCGGCCGCGCCCCCCACCACGTTGGACACCAGGTCGCCGGCCACGTTGGCACCCGCATCCGGCACGCTGGTGCGGCCAAACAGTACCGTTCCGGCATTCCAGGCCAGTGAAAAGAGGCCCGTGAACCACAAGGCGCCCTTGACGTTGCCGATCACGGAGCTGCCAATCGCCCGGGTGGCCTGATAGGCCTTGCCCGGCAGGCTCGAGCGCGCCGCCACCTGGGTGTAGGCGTCCGCCCCCATGCCGACCGATTCCAGCCGCTCGGCCATGCGCTTGAGCGCCTCCTCGCGCGTCGCAGGCGACGCGGGGGGTTGCGACATCAGAACGCGGGCGTTGTCGGTGGCGGGCACGGCGGGCATCACGCAAACCTCTCTCGAGCGGGGTGCTGAGCATGTCATCGCCGGCGCCGGCGTCCAACCTTCTTATGAGGCGGTTAATTTACTGTTAATTGCCACCCCGACCGAGGGCCTGGCGGGCGGCCTCCAGGGCCTCCTCAGCGGCCCCCTGGGCATCCGGCGTGCTTCGCCCCCGTCGGATCGCCAGGGCCTCCTCGAAGGCTGCCACCGCCACTTCCCAGCGGCGACGCTCCGCGTGACATTTGCCCGCTGCCATCAGGACGTGATCCAGCAGGAAGCCCTGTTGACGGGCCATGGCCAGCGCCTCCTCGAAAAGAGGCTCGGCCGCCTCGTGGCGATGGGCGTACTGCAAGCCGATCGCCATCCGCAAGACGGCCTGCAGCAGGCCCCGCGGAGAGCCCTCCGCGCGGGCCAACTCCAGCGCGCGAGCCAGATGCGGCAGGGCGCGGTCATGCTGCCCCAGAGCCCGGAAAGCTTCTCCCAGAGCCCCATGGGCTTGGCGTTCGGCGGCGAGGTCCGCGCTGGCCAGCGCCTCGCGCAAGCAGGCCTGCTCGGCCTGAATGGTCTCGACCAGGGCCATCCCACGATCAGGATAATCACGCAGAAAGGGCTTGCAGCGACGCACGGGAGAATCGGTCACGGGCAGGTCTCACAGGCAGGGAGCGCGCAGGCGACACCCCACGGAGGCCCGGCCCACCCGCCTCAGCAAACCATGGACGCCGTTCCCCGCCAAGCGTGCCGCCGTCGCTGCCCGCCGCAAGGCTGAATCAAGCGTGCCTTGCCCGGGTATGCTCGCAGCGAGAGTCCATCCCCGCTTGCCAACGGCTCTGGCGAGCGGCGCGGGCAAGCGACCGATGCACCTGACCAGGAACCATGTCGGCAGCAAAGGAGAAGCATCCGTGACCACCGATTGCATCATCGTGGGAGGCGGCCACAACGGCCTGATCGCCGCTGGCTACCTGGCGCGCGCCGGACGCAAGGTCACGGTTCTGGAGCGCCGGGAGGTGGTCGGAGGCTGCTGCGTCACCGAGGAGCGCTATCCCGGCTTCAAGATGTCCGTGACGTCCTACGTGGTCAGCTTGCTGCTGCCTCAGGTGGTGCGCGACCTGGAACTCAAGAAGTACGGTTACGACTTCATCGTGCGGGATCCGTCTTCCCTGGCGGCCTTCCCGGATGGACGCACCTTGCGTTTCTTTGCCGACGGCGAAAAGACCCGGGCAGAGATCGCCCGCTTCTCCCAGAAAGACGCCGAGGCCTGGGGCCCCTACCACGCCCAGCTTGAGCGCCTGGCCCAGTTTGCCGAGCGGATCCTGACCGCCGTGCCACCGGATATCTCCGTCAAAAACCCGTTCTCGCTGGTCTCCTCGCTGCCCCTCGCGTTGCACGCCTGGCACCTGTCCGCCGCCGATCGCGCCAAGCAGATCGAGTTGCTCAGCTCCAGCGCGGCCGATTACCTGGATCGCTTTTTCGAATCGGAGCAACTCAAGGCCGTGCTGGCCACCGATGGCATCATCGGCGCCTTTGCTGGCCCGCGCACACCAGGCACGGCCTATGTCCTGCTGCATCACGTCATGGGTGGCGTCGACGGGCGGCGCGGCGTGTGGGGTTACGTCCGGGGCGGGATGGGGGGCCTCACCCAGGCCCTGGCGCGCTCGGCCGAAGCCCACGGGGCGACGATCCGGACCTCGTCGCCCGTCAAGCGCATTCTGGTGCAAAACGGCCGCGCCATCGGCGTCGAACTGGAAAGCGGGGAAACGATCAAGGCCCGTCAGGTGCTCTCCAACGCCGATCCCAACCGCACCTTCCTGCAAATGGTGGGGCGCGACCAGCTACCCGGCGAGTTCGCCGACGCGGTGGCGGCGATCCGCTACCGCAGCGCCTCGTTCAAGGTCAACCTGGCCCTTTCGGGGCTCCCGACCTTCACCCACCTGCCCGCCGGGGCGAATCCGCGCGAGTGGCTGACGGGCACGATTCACTTCAGCCAGAGCATCGACCAGATGGAACGCGCCTTCGACCAGGCCAAGTATGGCCATCCTTCCGAGCGTCCGGTGGTGGAGGCCTGCATTCCCAGCTTGCTCGACGACAGCATCGCGCCGCCGGGTCAGCATTTCATGTCCATGTTCTGCCAGTACGCGCCCTACCAGCTGGCCGAAGGGAAGTGGGATCAGGCCCGCAAGGACGCCTTCGTGGAGTCGGTCATCCGCGTTGCGGAGGAATTTGCCCCGGACATTCGCTCGAAAATCCTGCACATCCACGCCCTCTCACCGGCCGACCTCGAAACGGAGTTCGGCCTGACGGGGGGCAGCCTGTTCCACGGCGATATGACCACTGACCAGCTCTTCAGCATGCGGCCGGTCGCCGGCTGGTCCGGTTACACGACCCCGATCGAGGGC from Candidatus Sericytochromatia bacterium includes:
- a CDS encoding kelch repeat-containing protein, which codes for MFVCLRFLTRHLSLACHPQRLSSPARLGLLALGLTALAACGRSPGRPFDARPELRLSARAIKNWTAAPDLPALRQGSVGGGFDGAFLVVGGASPQGGRLTRVDALGADLRWQARPALRVARSAPALALGPDHTLYVFGGRGDTKILAAVERWAPGRREWEALSAMPEGRAEAAAASWQQDLFVLGGFNGRPLRTAWRFTPATSEWRRLPDMPAARTGCVAVAMGERLVVAGGRTPDGLTERVDIFDLQRGEWIPAAPLAAPRAYAAAFAWANQMYVLGGRGVNGPVATVERYNPALNAWTRESDLPVAIEAPVAGVLWQPLAEATLVLSAGTVGGQPNRRTWMRPLTP
- the dprA gene encoding DNA-processing protein DprA — encoded protein: MWFAPPWAARYPGSMTLNERMYWGAWARLPGVGPRRMARLQATFGSLVQAWQASGEQLRSAAIVPGKELEVLIQARRTLDPARAWEQDQQAGLRVICRIDPDYPEALTQLADAPAVLWVRGVWPLPERAVAIVGTRDASPYGLQQAGRLARELAAAGVNVVSGAASGIDGAAHRGALAHPPAEGTGLTTAVLGCGLLHVYPAHHRGLYAAIAQRGTLISELPPEQRAVPGAFPRRNRLIAALARGTLVVEARARSGSLITADCALELGREVLALPGPVGAPGSEGPHALLRDGAVLVESAQDVLNACGWPARPAPVRAARPEAEQRLLAALRGQPLSLSQLEKQLPLGLPVLSAGLLQLELAGLVRRLPGGLFAHL
- a CDS encoding tetratricopeptide repeat protein, giving the protein MTDSPVRRCKPFLRDYPDRGMALVETIQAEQACLREALASADLAAERQAHGALGEAFRALGQHDRALPHLARALELARAEGSPRGLLQAVLRMAIGLQYAHRHEAAEPLFEEALAMARQQGFLLDHVLMAAGKCHAERRRWEVAVAAFEEALAIRRGRSTPDAQGAAEEALEAARQALGRGGN
- a CDS encoding NAD(P)/FAD-dependent oxidoreductase; the encoded protein is MTTDCIIVGGGHNGLIAAGYLARAGRKVTVLERREVVGGCCVTEERYPGFKMSVTSYVVSLLLPQVVRDLELKKYGYDFIVRDPSSLAAFPDGRTLRFFADGEKTRAEIARFSQKDAEAWGPYHAQLERLAQFAERILTAVPPDISVKNPFSLVSSLPLALHAWHLSAADRAKQIELLSSSAADYLDRFFESEQLKAVLATDGIIGAFAGPRTPGTAYVLLHHVMGGVDGRRGVWGYVRGGMGGLTQALARSAEAHGATIRTSSPVKRILVQNGRAIGVELESGETIKARQVLSNADPNRTFLQMVGRDQLPGEFADAVAAIRYRSASFKVNLALSGLPTFTHLPAGANPREWLTGTIHFSQSIDQMERAFDQAKYGHPSERPVVEACIPSLLDDSIAPPGQHFMSMFCQYAPYQLAEGKWDQARKDAFVESVIRVAEEFAPDIRSKILHIHALSPADLETEFGLTGGSLFHGDMTTDQLFSMRPVAGWSGYTTPIEGLLLCGSGAHPGGGVMGACGYNAARVALKQT